One Helianthus annuus cultivar XRQ/B chromosome 7, HanXRQr2.0-SUNRISE, whole genome shotgun sequence genomic region harbors:
- the LOC110867841 gene encoding basic leucine zipper 4, whose protein sequence is MLSLTFPAAVDHLPSDPFFATGFDPWATDTHETPFFHPTQEPVFSFSDDSTQKTNTSNSDAGTPAVVNPIDERKQRRMISNRESARRSRMRKQKHLENLRNLVNRHKAGNRDLTNRLRFISHQEQILRRENERLKSELGMLRQKLWDLHQVMRVWQLPNNQFLSSAWPCNNNNNNHVTSYNEQIPPSLIT, encoded by the coding sequence ATGTTGTCGTTGACTTTTCCGGCAGCCGTTGACCACCTCCCCTCCGACCCCTTTTTCGCAACCGGGTTCGACCCGTgggccaccgacacccacgaaaCCCCTTTTTTCCACCCAACTCAAGAGCCCGTCTTCTCGTTTTCCGACGACTCCACCCAGAAGACAAACACCTCCAATTCCGACGCTGGAACTCCGGCGGTAGTCAACCCGATCGACGAACGTAAGCAACGACGCATGATCTCAAACCGGGAGTCGGCTAGGCGCTCCCGGATGAGGAAACAAAAGCACTTGGAGAACCTTAGGAACCTTGTGAACCGGCATAAGGCCGGAAACCGGGACCTAACGAACCGGTTACGCTTCATTAGCCACCAGGAACAGATTCTTCGACGCGAAAACGAGCGGCTCAAGTCGGAATTAGGGATGCTCCGGCAGAAACTATGGGACTTGCATCAAGTAATGAGAGTGTGGCAGCTACCAAATAACCAGTTTTTATCGTCTGCATGGCCatgcaataataataataataatcacgtGACCTCCTACAATGAACAAATCCCACCATCATTAATCACATAA